GCGGCCCAAGAGGCGGTGCAACGGATCGCCGTCGGTTATTCCAATCTAGAAATGGACCTAGAAACCGGCGAGCGGGGCTCTCGCTACGTGCACGTAGAAGCCTGGCTCAGCCGGCTCACCGGGGCGGAAGCATCCCTGGTGGTCAATAATAATGCTGCGGCTGTGCTTTTAGCCTTAACCGCCTTGGCCCGGGGCCGGGAGGTAATCGTCTCCCGAGGCGAGCTGGTGGAAATCGGCGGCTCCTTCCGGGTGCCGGAGGTGATGGCCCAAAGCGGGACCACCCTGGTGGAAGTGGGCACCACCAATAAGACCTACGCCCGCGATTACGAAAAGGCGATTACCGATAACACCGCTCTGCTTCTCAAGGTCCATCCTTCCAATTTTCGGGTTCAAGGGTTTACCCAAGAGGCCTCATTGGCTGAGCTGGTGGAACTAGGCCGCACTTACCATTTGCCGGTGATGATGGATTTGGGAAGCGGCCTAATGTTGCCCTTGGCCCAGGGGCGCCACCAGGGCGAGCCCATAGTTCCGGAGGTGGTGGCCCAGGGGCCAGACCTAGTGACTTTTTCCGGGGATAAACTGTTGGGCGGCCCTCAGGCGGGGATAATTTTGGGGCGTAAGGAAGTGATAGGCCGGCTTCGCCAGCACCCTCTCACCCGGGCCCTGAGAATTGATAAGCTGACTTTGGCGGCTCTGGAAGCTACCCTGCGGGAATACCTGGACGAAAAGCGCGCCGCCGTGACCATACCTACCTTGCGGATGCTTAATGCCTCGGAAGCCGAGCTTAGGGATCGGGCCGAGAAGCTGCTTAGGTTGGTGCAAGCGGCTTTATCCCGGACAGCTGCTGCCAGGGCCGAGGTGCCGGCTAAGGGAGAGCCCAGGGGAAAGACTTCGGAGCTTGGGCTGTCGGTAATCCGGGTTTCCTCCCGGGCTGGAGGTGGATCCTTGCCGGTTACCGATTTCCCTAGCTTTGCCGTAGCAGTGAGCCTGGGCCCGGCTGGCGATGCCGAAAAGATGGCTCAAGCCTTACGTCGGCGCCAGCCGCCGGTGATTGGCCGCATTCAGGACCGGGCCTTGATTCTCGATGCCCGGACTCTGGCCGACCATGAGCTGCCGGAAGTAGCCCGGGCGGTAGCGGAAGCCTGGCAAACCATCCAGGCTCTGTCGGCCGGAGCCGAGTCTGACAAAGACTGAGAAGGCGGGTGCAAGCGGTGACCAGTAGCCAGGAAC
This window of the Clostridia bacterium genome carries:
- a CDS encoding L-seryl-tRNA(Sec) selenium transferase, whose product is MSEIGEQLRQLPAVDQVLQARALREAGPHYPHSLVVEAIRHSLDQLRQRILGGQEVAARETEPEAVAQRSLRYLEETFSLHFRPVINATGVVLHTNLGRAPLSQAAQEAVQRIAVGYSNLEMDLETGERGSRYVHVEAWLSRLTGAEASLVVNNNAAAVLLALTALARGREVIVSRGELVEIGGSFRVPEVMAQSGTTLVEVGTTNKTYARDYEKAITDNTALLLKVHPSNFRVQGFTQEASLAELVELGRTYHLPVMMDLGSGLMLPLAQGRHQGEPIVPEVVAQGPDLVTFSGDKLLGGPQAGIILGRKEVIGRLRQHPLTRALRIDKLTLAALEATLREYLDEKRAAVTIPTLRMLNASEAELRDRAEKLLRLVQAALSRTAAARAEVPAKGEPRGKTSELGLSVIRVSSRAGGGSLPVTDFPSFAVAVSLGPAGDAEKMAQALRRRQPPVIGRIQDRALILDARTLADHELPEVARAVAEAWQTIQALSAGAESDKD